The nucleotide window CGCTGGCGAGCCAGCCGGCGGGGAGAGTGGCCGAACCCGTAGCCCTGCCGACGTACGGCCGGGGCGGGCTCGTGCCGGGCGTGGACCTGGACGACGGCGCGGCGCTCCTGGAGGTGATGGAGGGGAGTGAGTAGAACCGACGACGGACGCGGCCCCCTCGGA belongs to Gemmatimonadota bacterium and includes:
- a CDS encoding CopG family transcriptional regulator → MRTTIRLPDDLLKAAKVHAARSGRTLTSLIEEALRAALASQPAGRVAEPVALPTYGRGGLVPGVDLDDGAALLEVMEGSE